One window of the Candidatus Tanganyikabacteria bacterium genome contains the following:
- the dprA gene encoding DNA-protecting protein DprA, with protein sequence MPPCTAPDLARPADLPREAAAGWEAPGQLGHLIALAGLESVGPARARAAVAALGSPRAVLRARPEALASVPGFTPACVALVMRAGRALDDAAEVAAVRDAGLEALTWADPAYPERLRHIYDPPLLLFRQGPVPAWERVVAVVGTRRSSHYGETQAYRLGRDLAAAGVLVVSGLARGIDAAAHRGAMDAGGRTAAFLGGSQTEFWPPENRPLRDRMLAAGMSILSEYPPGTPPRQWRFPARNRLVAAVAHAVVVVEAPGRSGALITAKHAADYATEVMVMPGPADSDRFAGGHGLLRDGARLVRHADDVLADLGWAHGSPVQLPLPFRPPADLTADEGRVFAALSGAGDRPDELSIRLAMPVSAVMAALCGLQLKECATRRAGPTFFPR encoded by the coding sequence ATGCCGCCCTGCACCGCCCCCGACCTCGCCCGCCCGGCGGATCTGCCCCGCGAGGCCGCCGCCGGCTGGGAAGCCCCCGGCCAACTGGGGCATCTCATCGCCCTGGCCGGCCTCGAAAGCGTCGGACCCGCGCGAGCCAGGGCCGCGGTCGCGGCCCTGGGTTCGCCCCGGGCCGTGCTCCGGGCGCGCCCGGAGGCCCTGGCGAGCGTTCCGGGGTTCACACCCGCCTGCGTCGCGCTCGTCATGCGAGCCGGGCGAGCGCTGGATGACGCGGCGGAAGTCGCGGCCGTCCGCGACGCGGGCCTGGAGGCGCTCACCTGGGCCGACCCGGCGTATCCCGAGCGACTGCGCCACATCTACGATCCGCCGCTGCTGCTCTTCCGCCAGGGCCCGGTGCCGGCCTGGGAGCGCGTCGTGGCGGTCGTCGGTACCCGCCGCTCCTCCCACTACGGGGAGACCCAGGCCTATCGCCTCGGGCGGGACCTGGCCGCCGCCGGCGTCCTGGTCGTCTCGGGGCTGGCGCGCGGCATCGACGCCGCCGCGCATCGCGGCGCCATGGACGCCGGCGGGCGCACGGCGGCGTTCCTGGGCGGCTCCCAGACAGAGTTCTGGCCTCCCGAGAACCGGCCGCTGCGCGATCGCATGCTTGCCGCCGGCATGTCCATCCTCTCCGAGTACCCGCCGGGGACGCCGCCGCGGCAGTGGAGATTTCCCGCCCGCAACCGCCTCGTCGCCGCCGTCGCCCACGCGGTCGTCGTCGTCGAGGCCCCCGGCCGCAGCGGCGCGCTCATCACGGCGAAGCACGCGGCGGACTATGCCACCGAGGTGATGGTGATGCCCGGTCCGGCCGACAGCGACCGCTTCGCCGGCGGACATGGCTTGCTCCGGGACGGGGCGCGGTTGGTCCGCCACGCGGATGACGTCCTGGCCGACCTCGGCTGGGCGCACGGCTCCCCGGTGCAGCTTCCGCTGCCGTTCCGGCCCCCGGCCGACCTGACCGCGGATGAGGGCCGCGTCTTCGCGGCACTCTCGGGGGCGGGCGATCGGCCCGACGAGCTCTCCATTCGCCTGGCCATGCCCGTATCAGCGGTCATGGCGGCCCTTTGCGGCCTGCAGCTGAAGGAATGCGCAACCAGGCGAGCCGGCCCTACCTTTTTTCCGCGGTAG